From Burkholderia sp. WP9, a single genomic window includes:
- the ugpC gene encoding sn-glycerol-3-phosphate ABC transporter ATP-binding protein UgpC, which produces MAAIRLTNVQKSYGDHPPVIRRVNLEIAQHEFCVFLGPSGCGKSTLLRMIAGLEDLSEGELHIGGRLVNDVPAAARGVAMVFQSYALFPHMTVFDNMAFGLKLAKQPKNVIDSKVREAARILQLDSFLERYPKALSGGQRQRVAIGRAIVREPGVFLFDEPLSNLDAALRGQTRVEIARLHQRFANASVVYVTHDQVEAMTLADRIVLLHAGADAERFGSIAQSGAPLELYHHPKSRFVAGFIGSPRMNFIDAVVDSIEPGSVTVTLTQSGERLTAQVDGQRLQRGQPVTLGVRPEHLRLDGAGQSVQCTTVLSERLGEHSYVHADHAAGTLIAKAAGDTPIGSGERIAIHVPPSACHLFDADGIALRRSAFEPERAAA; this is translated from the coding sequence ATGGCGGCAATTCGTTTGACGAACGTGCAGAAGTCGTACGGTGACCATCCGCCGGTGATCCGGCGCGTGAATCTGGAGATAGCGCAGCACGAGTTCTGCGTCTTTCTGGGACCTTCGGGTTGCGGCAAGTCGACTCTGCTGAGAATGATCGCGGGTCTCGAAGACCTGAGTGAAGGCGAACTGCATATCGGCGGCCGTCTGGTGAACGACGTACCTGCCGCGGCGCGCGGCGTCGCCATGGTGTTCCAGAGCTACGCGCTGTTTCCGCACATGACCGTGTTCGACAACATGGCATTCGGTCTGAAGCTCGCGAAACAACCCAAGAACGTGATCGACAGCAAGGTGCGCGAAGCCGCGCGCATTCTGCAACTGGACAGCTTTCTGGAGCGCTATCCGAAGGCGCTTTCGGGCGGGCAGCGACAGCGCGTCGCGATCGGCCGCGCGATCGTGCGGGAGCCCGGCGTGTTCCTGTTCGACGAGCCGCTGTCGAATCTCGACGCCGCGCTGCGTGGCCAGACGCGCGTCGAAATCGCGCGTTTGCATCAGCGCTTTGCCAACGCGAGCGTGGTGTACGTGACCCACGACCAGGTCGAAGCGATGACGCTCGCCGACCGGATCGTGCTGCTGCATGCGGGTGCTGACGCCGAGCGCTTCGGCAGCATCGCGCAAAGCGGGGCGCCGCTCGAGTTGTATCACCATCCCAAGTCGCGCTTCGTGGCGGGTTTCATCGGTTCGCCGCGCATGAATTTTATCGACGCCGTGGTCGATTCGATCGAGCCGGGGAGCGTAACGGTCACGCTGACGCAAAGCGGTGAGCGATTGACCGCACAGGTCGACGGTCAACGTTTGCAGCGCGGCCAGCCGGTCACGCTCGGCGTGCGGCCGGAACATCTGCGCCTCGACGGCGCCGGGCAGTCCGTGCAGTGCACGACGGTGCTGTCGGAACGGCTCGGCGAGCACAGCTATGTCCACGCGGATCATGCGGCGGGCACGCTCATCGCCAAGGCCGCGGGCGATACGCCGATCGGGTCGGGCGAGCGTATTGCCATTCACGTTCCGCCTTCTGCCTGTCATCTGTTCGACGCGGATGGGATTGCACTGCGGCGAAGCGCGTTCGAGCCCGAACGCGCCGCCGCTTGA
- a CDS encoding LacI family DNA-binding transcriptional regulator, translating into MVTLSEVAKRAHVTAATVSNVLRNREKVRPETAERVLKAIADLGYRPNLNARALAEGRSSTLALMLSNISNPFYPEFVLAAERAARKAGHFLMVCNTDDDAEIGRAYLNQIAGTLADGVLVMNTDITINDLCASATHSAPILLAMWEHPESPPALPCIAVDFHLAGELAARHLLELGHREIGLLIGDGCGGLQDARSNGFRAAMRAAGIETDAAAVLQIRDSIDAGYAACMQLMANRPHLTAIFATNDLLAIGAAQALLTLGRAVPNDVSVIGITDIQLAHQVHPALTTVAIQTAAIAELSVESLIRLIQTPDQQPSMLLAPPPTLIVRASTGPRRPK; encoded by the coding sequence ATGGTCACTCTGTCCGAAGTTGCGAAGCGCGCTCACGTCACCGCCGCGACTGTCTCCAACGTGCTGCGCAACCGCGAGAAGGTGCGCCCCGAAACGGCTGAACGCGTGCTCAAGGCGATCGCCGATCTCGGCTACCGGCCCAACCTGAATGCACGCGCACTGGCCGAGGGCCGCTCGTCGACGCTCGCGTTGATGCTGTCGAATATCTCGAACCCGTTCTACCCCGAGTTCGTGCTGGCCGCCGAGCGTGCCGCGCGCAAAGCCGGCCACTTCCTGATGGTTTGCAATACTGACGATGACGCCGAGATCGGCCGCGCGTATCTGAACCAGATCGCAGGTACGCTGGCCGACGGCGTGCTCGTCATGAACACGGACATCACGATCAACGATCTGTGTGCGTCGGCTACGCACAGCGCGCCGATTCTGCTGGCCATGTGGGAACACCCGGAATCGCCGCCCGCGCTGCCTTGCATCGCCGTGGATTTTCATCTCGCGGGCGAGCTGGCCGCGCGGCATCTGCTCGAGCTCGGCCACCGCGAAATCGGCCTTCTGATCGGCGACGGTTGCGGCGGCTTGCAGGATGCGCGCTCCAACGGTTTTCGCGCCGCGATGCGCGCCGCCGGCATCGAGACCGACGCGGCGGCGGTGCTGCAAATCCGCGACTCGATCGACGCGGGCTACGCCGCCTGCATGCAACTGATGGCAAACCGGCCGCATCTCACCGCGATTTTCGCGACCAACGACCTGCTCGCGATCGGTGCGGCACAGGCGCTGCTGACGCTGGGCCGAGCGGTGCCGAACGACGTTTCGGTGATCGGCATTACGGACATTCAACTGGCGCACCAGGTGCATCCCGCTTTGACGACGGTCGCGATTCAGACCGCGGCGATCGCGGAGTTGTCGGTCGAGAGTCTGATCCGGCTGATCCAGACGCCGGACCAGCAGCCGTCGATGCTGCTCGCCCCGCCGCCCACGCTGATCGTGCGCGCGTCGACCGGGCCGCGACGGCCGAAATGA